TCCGCCCCGGCGCGCCAGCGGGCCGCCATCGTCCGCAGCACGACGGCCGCGGCGACCGTCAGGAGGCCGTAGACCGCCGCGATGACGCCGAAGCTGACCCAGATCCACGACACGTCGGTCACCGCGTCCGCGGTCCGCTCGATGCCGTACACGATCCACGGCTGGCGCCCGACCTCGGTCGTGACCCACCCGGCTTCGAGGGTGAGCACGGCGGCGGGACCCGCGGCGACCAGCACCGACAGCAGCACGCGCGGCAGCGGGGACCCCCGCCGTCGCCACCACCACCAGCCCACGACCAGGCCGAGGCCGGCCAGCGCCGAGCCGATCCCGACCATCGTCTGGAACGCGTACCGCACGACGTTCACGGGCGGCCGCTCGCCGGTGGGCACGTCGGCGAGGCCCCGGATCTCCGCGTCGAAGTCGTTCTGCGCGATGAACGATGTCAGGCCGTCGATCGGGACGCGCAGCCCGCCGACCACGCCCTCGCCCTCGCGGTAGAAGCCGCCGATGACCAGGTCCGCGCCGCGTTCGGTCTCCCACACCCCCTCCATCGCGGCCAGCTTCGTGGGCTGGAGGTCGGCGACGCGCTGGCCGGCGAGGTGGCCGACGACCGGCTGGATGACCGCGGCGACCGAGGCGAACGCCAGCGGTACCCACACACCCAGATGGTGGTAACGGTCGGTCCGGCCGCGCAGCATCCCGGCCGCGTAGACGGCCGCGACCAGGAAGCCGACCACAATGAACGCCGCCACGTACATGTGCACGTACTCGTGCGGGAGCGCCGCCGTGAACATCGCGTCGAGGGGCGACACGTCCGTGACCTCGCCGGCGGCCAGCACGAAGCCCTCGGGGCTGTTCATCCACGCGTTGACCGACAGGATGAAGAACGTGCCGGTCGCCCCCGCGATCGCGACGGGCACCAACATCAGCGAGTGCACCCGGCCGGGCAGGCGGTCCCACCCGTACAGGTAGATGCCGAGGAAGATCGCCTCGGTGAAGAACGAGATGCCCTCGAGCGCGAACGGCAGGCCGATCACGTCGCCGAACGGGCCCATCAGCCCGGGCCACAGCATGCCCATCTCGAAGCTGAGGATCGTGCCCGAGACCGCGCCGATGGCGAACAGCACGCCCGCGACCTTCGACCAGCGCCTGGCGAGCCGCAGCGCATCGTTGTCGCCCCGCAGCCCGCGGCGGTGCAGCACCAGGATCATGAGCGGGAACACGACGCCGAACGCCGCGAGCACGATGTGCCATCCGAGTGACAGCGCCATCTGGTAGCGGGCCGCCAGCAGATCCGTCGCCGAACCGGTTGCCGCCAGCAAGCCCATGGGTCAGCTCCGCTCCCGATCGTGCTCGACTCGATCGTAGCGTGACCCGGCTGCGTGCCGTGCGCCCGTCCGGCGGGCCGCTGGTACGGTTCGAGCGCGCACCCGCGAGAGCGGGGCAGGCGACGCAGACGCCACGGAGGTGCCCTGGTGAGTGACGTCCCGCAAGCGCCGACAGGCCACGTCATCCTGGCGACGGCCGACAGCACACCGTACGCCTCGGTGCGCGGCCGCCCCATCCCCCGTGCGCAGCGGCGTGCGCTCGGCAAGGCGCTGCGGCGCGAGACGCCGCATGAGTCCCTGGGCGACTGGTCCCCGCCGCCGGACCGCCGTGACGTGGTCGACCAGCTCGCCGAGAACCACGAGGGACGCATCGACTGGCTCGTGCCCGTGCGGGTCGGACGGATGGTCGCGTCCCCCTATGGGTTTCTTCGGGGGTCGGCGACGGTCATGGCCGAGGACCTGGCCCACCTGCCCGCGACCGGCATCATGCCGGTGATCGGTGGCGACGCCCACTTCGGCAACTTCGGCTTCTACGCCTCGCCCGAGCAGCAGCTGGTGCTCGACATCAACGACTTCGACGAGGCCCACCCCGGCTGTTGGGAGTGGGACCTGCGCCGGCTGTGCGCGAGCGTGTGGGTGGCCGGACGGGAGAACGGCGCGGGCGAGGACGCCTGCGCCGAGGCGGTCATGGCGTGCAGCGCCGCCTACCGCAACCAGTTGTGGCAGCTGTTCGAGCAGCCGCTACTGTCACGGTCGTTCCAGCGGCTCGACCGCGAGCAGCTCCGCGAGCTGGCGTCGACGTCGTCGCTGCGCAAGCGCATCGACAAGGCGGCGAAGCGAGCACGGAGCCGCACCAGCGACCGCGCCCTGCCCCGCTTCACCGAGGAGCACGGCAGCGGCCGAAGGATCATCGAGGAGCCCCCGCTCATCACACGGCTCGACGACCGTGAGCGCGAGCTGCTGGCGGAGGCCCTCGACCGCTACCTGCTGACGCTGGCCCCCCACTGGCGTCGGGTCGTCGGCGGCTACACCGTGATCGACATGGCGCACAAGGTCGTCGGCGTGGGCAGTGTGGGCCTACGGGCCTACGTCGCGCTGCTGGAGGGCAGCAGCCCCGACGACGTCCTCTTCCTCCAGCTCAAGCAGGCACGGCGGTCGGTCATCGCCCCGTTCGTCCACGGCGACCAGGCCTGGCACGACCACCAGGGGCAGCGCGTCGTCGAGTACCAGCAGGCCCTGCAGACGGTCAGCGACCCGCTGCTCGGCTGGACGACCGTCGACGGGCGCCAGTACTACGTCCGGCAGTTCCGCAACATGAAGGGACGCATCCAGCTCGACACGATCAAGCCGACCGCGATGGTCGACTACGCCGGCATCTGCGGCCGGCTGCTGGCGAAGGGCCACGCACGGACGAGCGGTGCCTCGATGATCGTGGGGTACCTGGGCAGCTCCGACAAGGTCGACGTCGCGCTGTGCCGCTTCGCCCGCGGCTACGCCGACCAGACCGAGCGGGACCACGAGGCGCTGCTCACCGCGGTCGCGGCCGGACGCATCGCTGCCGTTCACGGCGTCTGAGACCACCGGCGGCCACCCGCTACCGTGGGCCGACCCGCGTCCCCGCCGCTTCGGAGACCTCGTGCACGGCTTCATCACCGACCCGACCGGGCAGGACGGCCTCCGGCTCGCCCACGACCTGCCCGAGCCGGAGCCCGCCGCGCACGAGGTGGTCGTCGACGTCCGCGCGTTCGGCGTCAACCGCGGCGAGCTGTTCCTCCTCCGACAACGCGCCGACGGGTGGCGGCCCGGTCAGGACCTGGCCGGCGTCGTCGCGCGCGCAGCCGACGACGGCACGGGCCCCGTGGCAGGGACATGCGTCGTCGGCGTGGCCGACGGTGGCGCCTGGAGCGAGCGGGTCGCCGTGCCCGCGCACCATGTCGCGGCGCTGGACGCCGGCGTGCCGTTCACCGAGGCGGCCGCGCTGCCGATCGCCGGCCTCACCGCGCTGCGCGCGCTGCGACACGGTGGCGCCGTGCTGGGACGCGCTGTGCTCGTCACCGGTGCGACCGGCGCGGTTGGCAGCCTCGCCGTGCAGCTCGCGGTGGCGTCCGGCGCACGGGTGACCGCGCACGTCAGTGGGCCCCACCGCGAGCAGGTGGCCGCCCACCTCGGCGCCGCGTCCGTGATCTGGGCGTTCGACGACACGACGGGCCCGTACGACGTGGTCCTCGACGGCGTCGGGGGTCCGGTCCTGCAGGCGGCGGTGCACCATCTCGCTCCAGGTGGCATCGCGGTGACCTACGGCACGATGGCGGGATCCGCGGAGCTCGGCCTGAGCGACTTCCGCCCGGCCCCTCTCGCCCGCGTCGTGGGGTTCTTCCACCACCTGCCCGAGGAGACGAAGGGCGAAGACCTGGCGATCCTTGCGGCGCTGGTCGCTGACGGCCGCCTCCGTCCGCAGCTCGGCGTGGCCCGCGACTGGGAGCACACGTTGGAGGTGCTCGGCCTGTTGCGCGACGGCGAGGTGCGTGGCAAGGCGGTGCTCACGCTGGGCCATCACTAGCAGACGACGGCGGACACTGCTCTGGCGCGTGGAAGATGTCTTCCTATACTGTAAGCCATGCGGCGCAAACCAAACACTCTGCTGCCCCTCGAAGCCGACATCCTCAACGCCGGCATGGCACTGCAACGGAGGGGCGCGCGACAGTTCTACGGGTTCCAGCTCGCCAAGCAGTTGGCGGACGCCGCGGATGCACGGCGTCTCACCGCGCACGGCACGCTGTACAAGGCGCTCGGGC
This sequence is a window from Euzebyales bacterium. Protein-coding genes within it:
- a CDS encoding cytochrome ubiquinol oxidase subunit I; the protein is MGLLAATGSATDLLAARYQMALSLGWHIVLAAFGVVFPLMILVLHRRGLRGDNDALRLARRWSKVAGVLFAIGAVSGTILSFEMGMLWPGLMGPFGDVIGLPFALEGISFFTEAIFLGIYLYGWDRLPGRVHSLMLVPVAIAGATGTFFILSVNAWMNSPEGFVLAAGEVTDVSPLDAMFTAALPHEYVHMYVAAFIVVGFLVAAVYAAGMLRGRTDRYHHLGVWVPLAFASVAAVIQPVVGHLAGQRVADLQPTKLAAMEGVWETERGADLVIGGFYREGEGVVGGLRVPIDGLTSFIAQNDFDAEIRGLADVPTGERPPVNVVRYAFQTMVGIGSALAGLGLVVGWWWWRRRGSPLPRVLLSVLVAAGPAAVLTLEAGWVTTEVGRQPWIVYGIERTADAVTDVSWIWVSFGVIAAVYGLLTVAAAVVLRTMAARWRAGAELQAPYGPPEPLHAREPEQVR
- a CDS encoding zinc-binding dehydrogenase, which produces MHGFITDPTGQDGLRLAHDLPEPEPAAHEVVVDVRAFGVNRGELFLLRQRADGWRPGQDLAGVVARAADDGTGPVAGTCVVGVADGGAWSERVAVPAHHVAALDAGVPFTEAAALPIAGLTALRALRHGGAVLGRAVLVTGATGAVGSLAVQLAVASGARVTAHVSGPHREQVAAHLGAASVIWAFDDTTGPYDVVLDGVGGPVLQAAVHHLAPGGIAVTYGTMAGSAELGLSDFRPAPLARVVGFFHHLPEETKGEDLAILAALVADGRLRPQLGVARDWEHTLEVLGLLRDGEVRGKAVLTLGHH
- a CDS encoding DUF2252 domain-containing protein, translated to MSDVPQAPTGHVILATADSTPYASVRGRPIPRAQRRALGKALRRETPHESLGDWSPPPDRRDVVDQLAENHEGRIDWLVPVRVGRMVASPYGFLRGSATVMAEDLAHLPATGIMPVIGGDAHFGNFGFYASPEQQLVLDINDFDEAHPGCWEWDLRRLCASVWVAGRENGAGEDACAEAVMACSAAYRNQLWQLFEQPLLSRSFQRLDREQLRELASTSSLRKRIDKAAKRARSRTSDRALPRFTEEHGSGRRIIEEPPLITRLDDRERELLAEALDRYLLTLAPHWRRVVGGYTVIDMAHKVVGVGSVGLRAYVALLEGSSPDDVLFLQLKQARRSVIAPFVHGDQAWHDHQGQRVVEYQQALQTVSDPLLGWTTVDGRQYYVRQFRNMKGRIQLDTIKPTAMVDYAGICGRLLAKGHARTSGASMIVGYLGSSDKVDVALCRFARGYADQTERDHEALLTAVAAGRIAAVHGV